GCGCCGGCCGCGCGCAGCTCCTCGGGGGCGCAGGGGCCGGTCGCGACGGCCACCGCGAGGGCGCCCGCCGTGGCGGCGCCCCGGACGTCGCCGACGTGGTCGCCGACGTACACCTGGGCGTCGTGGGCGCGCAGGGCCTCGGCCTTGCCCTCGGCCCAGAGGCCGCCGACGACGGCGTCCGGCTCGATCCCGAGGTGCTCGAGGTGCAGCTCGGCGTGCGGGCCGTTCTTGGCGGTGACGACGATCGTGCGGCCGCCCGCGTCGCGCACGGCCTGGATCGCGTCCCGGGCGCCCGGCATCGGCGGCGAGGGCTCGATGGCGTACGCCGGGTAGAGCGCGCGGTAGCGCACCACCATCTCCGCGACCTGTTCCTCGGGGAACCAGTACGCCATCTCGTGTTCGAGGGGCGGGCCGAGGCGGGTGACGACCAGGTCGGCGTCGATCGTCGCGCCGGTCTCGGCGGCGAAGGCCTCCCAGGCGGCCTTGATGCCGGGGCGGCTGTCGATCAGCGTCAGGTCGAGGTCGAAGCCGACGGTGAGGGTGCGTGTGGGGGTGGTGCGGGTGGGCGTCTCGGTCGTCGTCATGGGGCCATTCTGCGGGAACTCGGGTACCTGCGTTCGAATAATCGGTGCTGCTTACACTGAGGCGAGCCTTACCGAACCGATGGGTCCCCATGCCAGCCGCTTTCCCTTCCAGACGGGTCCTCGCGACCTCGGCGGCTGTCGTCGCCCTGCTGCTCGCCGTCCTCCTGAGCCTCACCGTCGGCGCCCGCGCCATCGCCCCCTCGACCGTCTTCGACGCCCTGCTGCACGGCGGGACGAGTGACGACGCCGAGGTCGTACGGCAGCTCCGCGTCCCCCGGACCCTCATCGGGCTGATGGTCGGCACCGCGCTCGCCCTCGCCGGCACCGCCCTCCAGGGCATCACCCGCAACCCGATCGCCGACCCCGGCATCCTCGGCATCAGCCAGGGGTCGTCGGTGGCCGTCGTCCTCGCCATCGCCTTCTTCGGGGTGCACGACCTGAGCGGGTACGTGTGGTTCGCCTTCGTCGGCGCCGCGCTCGCCTCGGTCGCCGTCTACGCCATCGCCTCCGGCGGCCGCGGCGGTGCCACCCCCGTGAAGCTGGCGCTCGGCGGGGCCGCGATCAACGCCCTGCTGCTCTCCGTCACCACCGGCGTCCTCACGACCAAGGCCTCGGCGCTCGACGAGTTCCGGTTCTGGCAGATCGGCTCCCTCGACGGGCGCGACACCGAGATCGTCGGCCAGATCTGGCCCTTCCTGCTGCTCGGCACCGTCCTCGTGCTCTCGGTGGCCCGCGGCCTCGACGCGCTGGCGCTCGGCGACGACGTCGCCAAGGGCCTCGGGCAGCGGGTCGCGACCGTCCGGATCGTCGGCGGACTCGGAGCGACCGTCCTGACCGGCGCCGCCGTGGCCGCCGCCGGGCCCGTCGCCTTCGTCGGCCTCGCCGTACCGCACATCGCGCGGGCCGTCGTCGGCTCCGACCACCGCTGGGTCCTGCCGATGGCCGCGCTCATCGGGCCGGTGATGCTGCTCGTCGCGGACGTCGCCGGGCGGGTCGTCTTCCCGCCGGGCGAGATCCCCGCCGGGGTCATGACCGCGCTGATCGGGGTGCCGTTCCTGGTCACCCTGGTGCGGCGGAAGGCGGTGCCCGCGTGAGTACGACGTCTGTGCGGCCCGCCGGGTACGGGCTCGTGCGCGCCGGGCGTGGGTCCTTCCTGGTCCACCGGCGTTCGGCCCTCGTCGCGGGTGGGCTTCTTCTGCTCCTGGCCGCCGCCTCCGTCGCGTACCTCTGCGTCGGCGAGCGGTTCGTCGGCCCCTCGGAGGTCGTACGGATCCTCCTCGGGCAGCCGTCGCCGTCCGCGTTCGTCGTGGAGGAGCTGCGCGCGCCGCGGCTCGTCGTCGCGCTCGCCGTCGGCGCCGCCTTCGGGATCGCCGGCGCGCTCATCCAGACCGTCGCCCGCAACCCGCTCGCCAGCCCCGACATCATCGGCATCAGCCAGGGCGCGGGGGCCGTCACCGTCGCCGCGATGACCTTCGGCCTCACCTCGTACACCGTGCTGCCGTACGTCTCGATCGCGGGCGGCATCCTCGCCGCCGCGCTCGTGTACGTGTTCGCCTGGCGCGGCGGGCTGCACGCGACCCGGTTCGTCCTCATCGGCATCGGCATCGCGATCGCGCTGCGGTCCCTCATCACCCTCTTCATGACGAAGGGCGACTACCTGGTCGCCCAGCAGGCCCAGGTCTGGATGACCGGCTCCCTCAACGGACGCGGCTGGGACGAGTCCGGGCCGATCCGGTGGACGCTGCTCCTGATGCTGCCCGCCGTGCTGTGGGCCGCACGCGCGCAGCGGACGGTCTCCCTCGACGACGACACGGCGACCGCCCTCGGCGTACGGCTCGGCCGGATCCGCCTCGGGCTCGTCGCCGTCGGGGTCGTCCTCGCCTCCGTGGCGACGGGCGTCGCGGGGCCGGTCGACTTCGTGGCCCTGCTCGCCCCGCAGATCGCCCGCCGCATGACGCGGACCGCGCAGATCCCGCTGCTCGGCTCCGCGCTCGCGGGCGCGGTGATCGTGGTCGTCGCCGACCTGCTCGCCCGGCGGCTCCTCTCCCCCGTCGAACTGCCCGTGGGCGTCCTCACGGCGGCGGTCGGCGCCCCGTACCTGATCTGGCTCATCGTCCGGAGCCGAACGGAAGGCAAGGCATGACGAGCACGACCACCAGCACGAGCACGAGCACGAGCGCGGGCGCCGGTCGGCTGGCCGCCCGCGGTCTCACGCTCGCCTACGAGGACCGCACCGTCGTGCACGAGCTGGACCTCTCGATCCCCGACGGCAAGGTGACCGTGATCGTCGGCCCCAACGCCTGCGGCAAGTCGACCACCCTCCGGGCCCTCGGGCGGCTCCTCAAGCCGGCCGGCGGCGCCGTCCTCCTCGACGGCGAGGAGCTGGCCAAGCTCCCCACGAAGCGGATCGCCCGCTCCATCGGGCTGCTTCCGCAGACGCCCGTCGCACCCGAGGCGATCACCGTCGCCGACCTCGTCTCCCGGGGCCGCCAGCCGCATCAGGCCTGGTGGAAGCAGTGGTCGGAGGAGGACGAGCGGGCCGTCACCGACGCCATGAAGCGCACGGACGTCGCCGCGCTCGCCGACCGGTCCGTCGACGCGCTCTCGGGCGGCCAGCGGCAGCGCGTGTGGATCGCGATGGCCCTCGCGCAGGAGACCGACCTGCTCCTCCTCGACGAGCCCACCACCTACCTGGACATCTCGCACCAGGTGGAGGTCCTCGACCTGGTGCGCCGCCTCAACCGGCTGCGCGGCCGGACCGTCGTCCTCGTCCTGCACGACCTCAACCAGGCCGCCCGGTACGCCGACCACCTCGTCGCCATGAAGGCCGGCCGGGTCGTCGCGGAGGGCCCGCCGGAGAAGGTCGTCACGGCGGAGCTCGTACGGGACGTCTTCGGCCTGGAGTCGGTCGTCGTGCCGGACCCGGTGACGGGCTCGCCGCTGGTGGTGCCGGGGGCGCCGTGGCACGCGGACGACGGGGAAAAGGCCGTCTGAGAGCTCAGTGCTTGCGGGAGCGCCAGAGCAGGAACAGCGCCGAGGCGATCGCCGCGCCCCGCAGGACCCACGGCCAGGTCTCGGCGATCGCCGCGCTCATCGCGGGGCCGCCCGGGGCCACGGCCTCGCCCCAGCGGCCCTCGACGCGGCCCCACAGCCAGACGACGCCGGTCGCGGCGGCGAGGCCGGGGACGACGAGGACGGCGCCCTTGACCTCGCCGGGGGTCAGGCGGCGGGAGGCGTACGCGAGGAGCCAGCCGGCGGCGAGTGCGACGAGCGAGCCGAAGACGGCGCCGCCGAGCAGGAGCAGCGCGGCGAGCAGGACGAAGGGGTTCGCGAGGCGGGGGCGGGCGGGGGCCGGGTCGGCCTCCGGCTCTTCGAGCGCCTCGTCCGGGTCCGGCGCGGGGGCCGTCTTACGCCGCAGGACGACGCGGGCGAGCCGGCGCCACCGGCCCGGGGCGTCCTCCTCGTCGTCGAACTCCTCGTCGTCGGCCTCGGGGGCCGGGGGCTCGAAGAGGTCCGGCCGCTCGATGCCGCCGACGAAGCCCGGGAGCCCTTCGGTCACGTCGATGTCGGTGGCATGGGTGGCGTCGGTACGCCACCAGTCCGGGTCCAGATCGCCGTCGCGGACGCCGTCGCGGGGCGGGGAGACCGAAGCGGGCGGCGGGGACGGCTTGACGGACGGCTTCACGGTGGGCTTCACGGACTTCGCCGGCTTCGCCTTCGCGGATCGCGGGGACGGCACCGGCGCCCCGCCCGGCCTGGCCGTACCGCCCGCCCCACGCGCCCCGCCCGGCCCGCCCGGCCCGTCCTCCGCCCGTTCCACGACCTCGTCGGGCGTACCCAGCGCGCCGAGGATCCCCCGTACCGCCGCCGGGCTCTCCTCGCCGTACGTGCTGCGCCGCCGGTCGATCTCGTTCCGCAGCGTCGACACGAGCCGCGCCCGGTCGTTCTCCGGCAGCTGCCGCTGCTGTGCCAGATCGCCGACCCGGCTCAGATAGTCGTAGACCAACTGGTCGCTCTCGATCCCCACAGTGCCCCTCCACAGCCGGTTCGCCCGGTACGCCCCGACGTTAGCGCGCGGGCAGGGGCTAACGTGGGGCGGATGGGGATCGGTGAGCTCGACCGGGAGGCGCACGTGGCCGAAGCATCTGGCGCCGCGGCGCCGCGCACGCTCGCGGAAGCGCTGCGCGCGCGGGGCGACGACGGCCTGGCCGCGCTGCTGCGCGCCCGGCCCGACCTCCTGGGCCCCGTGCCGAACGACCTGACGCAGCTGGCGACCCGTGCCGGTACGCGCGGTTCCGTGATCCGGGCGATCGAGCGGCTCGACCGGTTCGCCCTCCAGGCGGCCGAGGCGCTCGCCGTGGCCCCGGACCCGACGCCGTACCCCGTACTCCTCTCGCTGGTCGCCGGCGACGAGGGCGACCCGGAGATCGAGGCGGCGCTGCCCGCCGCGGTCGCGCTGCTGCGCGAGCAGGCGCTCGTGTGGGGCGAGGACGAGCGGTTGCGGCTCGTACGGACCGCGCGGGAGCTGCTCGCGCCGTCGGCGCAGCATCCGTCGCCGACCGGGCTCGGGCCGACGGTCGCCGAGGCCACGTCCGGGATGTCGCCGGGCCGGGTGCAGGAGATCATCGCGGCGGCCGGTCTGACGTCGACGCACGATCCGGTGTCGGCGGTGGCCGTGCTGACGGAGCTGTTCACCGACCGGACGCGGATGGGCGAGCTGCTCGACACGGCGCCGCCGGAGGCGCTCGCGGTCCTGGACCGGCTGGTGTGGGGTCCGCCGTACGGGGAGGTGACGGCGAACCCGGCGCCTCCCGTGCGCTGGCTGCGCGACCGGGGGCTGCTGCTGCCGGTGTCGCCGCGGACGATGGTGCTGCCGCGGGAGGTGGCGCTGCACCTGCGGGGCGGGCGGGCGCACCGGTCGCCGGAGCCGCTGCCGCCGGAGCCGGTGGTGGGGCGCGACTACCGCCCACAGGTTGTGGACAGCGCGGCCGCCGGGCAGGCGTACGTGGCGCTCGCGACGATCGAGGAGCTGCTGAAGTCCTGGGACCGGGGCGGCCCGCCGGTCCTGCGCGCGGGCGGACTCGCCGTACGGGACCTCAAGCGGATCGCCGCGACGCTGGACGTCTCCGAGCAGATCGCCTGTTTCTGGCTGGAGCTCGGTTACGCGGCGGGGCTGCTCGCCTCGGACGGCGAGGCGGACGAGCGGTACGCGCCGACGCCCGCCTACGACGACTGGCTGGACCTGCCGCCGGCCGAGCGGTGGGCGCGGCTCGTCACGCCGTGGCTGGCGGCGACCCGTACGTCCGGTCTGGTCGGCGGCCAGGACGCGAAGGGCCGTACGCTCTCGGCGCTCGGCCCCGACCTGGACCGCTCGTCCGCCCCCGAGGTCCGCCACCGGGTCCTGTTCCTGCTCGCGACGCTCCCGCCGGGCGCGGCGGCCGACCCCGAGTCGGTCCTCGCCCGGCTGCGCTGGGAGCGGCCCCTGCGGGGCGCCGAGGGGTCGTCCTCCGCGGGCGCCGCGACCGTACGGACCAGGATCGCGCGCTGGACCCTGGAGGAGGCCGAGCTGCTCGGGCTCACCGGGCGCGGCGCCCTGTCCGGTCCGGCGCGCGCGCTCCTCAACCTGCCGCTCGCCGAGGCCGCGTCCCCCGCGGAGCCGGGCGGCGGGGTGGAGGCGTCGGTGGCCGCGACGCGGGCGGCGACGCTGCTCGCGCCGCTGCTCCCCGAGGCCGTCGACCACGTCCTCCTCCAGGCGGACCTGACGGCCGTGGCGCCGGGCCCGCTGCGGCGGCCGCTGGCGGACGCGCTGGGTGTCCTGGCGGACGTGGAATCGAAGGGTGGTGCGACGGTCTACCGGTTCACGCCGGGTTCCGTGCGGCGCGCGCTCGACTCGGGCCAGACGGCGACCGACCTGCACGAGTTCCTCGCGAAGCACTCGACGACGCCCGTCCCCCAGCCGCTCGCCTATCTCGTGGACGACGTGGC
The sequence above is a segment of the Streptomyces sp. NBC_01255 genome. Coding sequences within it:
- a CDS encoding HAD family hydrolase; the encoded protein is MTTTETPTRTTPTRTLTVGFDLDLTLIDSRPGIKAAWEAFAAETGATIDADLVVTRLGPPLEHEMAYWFPEEQVAEMVVRYRALYPAYAIEPSPPMPGARDAIQAVRDAGGRTIVVTAKNGPHAELHLEHLGIEPDAVVGGLWAEGKAEALRAHDAQVYVGDHVGDVRGAATAGALAVAVATGPCAPEELRAAGADVVLTDLTDFRPWLETYRA
- a CDS encoding FecCD family ABC transporter permease; amino-acid sequence: MPAAFPSRRVLATSAAVVALLLAVLLSLTVGARAIAPSTVFDALLHGGTSDDAEVVRQLRVPRTLIGLMVGTALALAGTALQGITRNPIADPGILGISQGSSVAVVLAIAFFGVHDLSGYVWFAFVGAALASVAVYAIASGGRGGATPVKLALGGAAINALLLSVTTGVLTTKASALDEFRFWQIGSLDGRDTEIVGQIWPFLLLGTVLVLSVARGLDALALGDDVAKGLGQRVATVRIVGGLGATVLTGAAVAAAGPVAFVGLAVPHIARAVVGSDHRWVLPMAALIGPVMLLVADVAGRVVFPPGEIPAGVMTALIGVPFLVTLVRRKAVPA
- a CDS encoding FecCD family ABC transporter permease: MSTTSVRPAGYGLVRAGRGSFLVHRRSALVAGGLLLLLAAASVAYLCVGERFVGPSEVVRILLGQPSPSAFVVEELRAPRLVVALAVGAAFGIAGALIQTVARNPLASPDIIGISQGAGAVTVAAMTFGLTSYTVLPYVSIAGGILAAALVYVFAWRGGLHATRFVLIGIGIAIALRSLITLFMTKGDYLVAQQAQVWMTGSLNGRGWDESGPIRWTLLLMLPAVLWAARAQRTVSLDDDTATALGVRLGRIRLGLVAVGVVLASVATGVAGPVDFVALLAPQIARRMTRTAQIPLLGSALAGAVIVVVADLLARRLLSPVELPVGVLTAAVGAPYLIWLIVRSRTEGKA
- a CDS encoding ABC transporter ATP-binding protein, producing MTSTTTSTSTSTSAGAGRLAARGLTLAYEDRTVVHELDLSIPDGKVTVIVGPNACGKSTTLRALGRLLKPAGGAVLLDGEELAKLPTKRIARSIGLLPQTPVAPEAITVADLVSRGRQPHQAWWKQWSEEDERAVTDAMKRTDVAALADRSVDALSGGQRQRVWIAMALAQETDLLLLDEPTTYLDISHQVEVLDLVRRLNRLRGRTVVLVLHDLNQAARYADHLVAMKAGRVVAEGPPEKVVTAELVRDVFGLESVVVPDPVTGSPLVVPGAPWHADDGEKAV
- a CDS encoding helicase C-terminal domain-containing protein, giving the protein MGIGELDREAHVAEASGAAAPRTLAEALRARGDDGLAALLRARPDLLGPVPNDLTQLATRAGTRGSVIRAIERLDRFALQAAEALAVAPDPTPYPVLLSLVAGDEGDPEIEAALPAAVALLREQALVWGEDERLRLVRTARELLAPSAQHPSPTGLGPTVAEATSGMSPGRVQEIIAAAGLTSTHDPVSAVAVLTELFTDRTRMGELLDTAPPEALAVLDRLVWGPPYGEVTANPAPPVRWLRDRGLLLPVSPRTMVLPREVALHLRGGRAHRSPEPLPPEPVVGRDYRPQVVDSAAAGQAYVALATIEELLKSWDRGGPPVLRAGGLAVRDLKRIAATLDVSEQIACFWLELGYAAGLLASDGEADERYAPTPAYDDWLDLPPAERWARLVTPWLAATRTSGLVGGQDAKGRTLSALGPDLDRSSAPEVRHRVLFLLATLPPGAAADPESVLARLRWERPLRGAEGSSSAGAATVRTRIARWTLEEAELLGLTGRGALSGPARALLNLPLAEAASPAEPGGGVEASVAATRAATLLAPLLPEAVDHVLLQADLTAVAPGPLRRPLADALGVLADVESKGGATVYRFTPGSVRRALDSGQTATDLHEFLAKHSTTPVPQPLAYLVDDVARRHGHLKVGAASAYVRCDDDTVLGEILADRRSAPLGLRRIAPTVLAAQTDPVSLLDGLRSMGYAPAAESAEGDVLIARADAYRTPARTAPVPVPDGPPSPDGTLLAAAVKAIRAGDRAATAVRKEPSTPTTAGTLPRTSAAETLATVQAAAMTGSAVWIGYVNAEGAASQRVIAPVRVEGGFVTGYDHTADEVRTYPLHRITGVAELADDQV